A stretch of DNA from Alphaproteobacteria bacterium:
CAGGTCGTCGACCAATGCCGCCATTGCCTCGGCATTCGCCTTGAATTCCGCCGCGCGCGGTTTGATGGCGGATTGCAGAACACTCATATCAGGATCGGCTCCTCGTGGATCGGGATGATGTGTTTACGCTAACCGGTCCTACCAGGGAATATCGAACCCGTCATAATTTATGAACCGGCCGTTATCCCTGGCGCCAAGCCGGGCGATGACACTGGTCATACCGCGAATACTGGTTTTCACGTCGATGGCGGCGCCAGCCCCGCCCATATCGGTGCGCACCCATCCGGGATGGAACAGCACGCAGGCAATGCCGCGCGATTTCAGGTCATGCGACATCACATTCACCGCCTGGTTCAGGCATGCCTTGGCTGAACGATAGAAGATCGAATCGCTGGAATGGGTCTGGCCGATACTGCCCATCCTGGACGAGATGAAGACCATCAGCTTGCGGTCGGATTTCGCGACATTATCCGCCAGCGCAGCAGCGACCCGGATCGGGGCGATTGCATCGACTTCGAGAACTTCCGCCCAGGCCTCGTAATCGAGATTGCTCACGCCGGAACCGCGTGGCCCGGTGATACCCGCATTGTTGATCAGCAGGTCGATGGGTTCGCCCGTCAGGCTGTCCACCAGCGCCTGCACGGAACCGTCGCTGGTGACATCGAGCGGCATCGCCTCCTCCGGCAGCCCCTCGGGATTGCGGGCAGTGGCGATCACGCGCCAGCCTTCCGCAGCATAATGCCCTGCAAACCCCTTGCCGATCCCCCGGCCCGCCCCGGTGATCAATACGGTAGGCATGAATGTCTCCCTGCTATATCAATCCGACGATGACCATGAAGATCATCGCCATGCCGACGATGCCAGCGGCGAATGCCACTGTCCGCACAAACGGAACCGCGAAGATATAGGCGACAGCATGCACGACCCGGGCCCCGAAGAAAATCTGCGCGCCCAGCGCCGTCGTCTCGTTCGCAACGCCGGCGACATGCGCCACCAGCACCAGCGCCGCAAACGGCACGAGATTTTCCACCAGGTTGAGATGCGCCTTGTGCATCCGCGCCGACCAGGCCGGCACCTGCGGCGGCGATTCCGGGTAGCCGACGGCGTCGAGCACGCCCCAAGCGGCGAGTCGCGCCAGGATATACGGCACCCAGATCACGGCGCAGAGCGCGGCGCTCCAGGTCAGCATCATCAGGTCCGTTGACAACATCGCTTCATTCATCATGACACACACCTCCCGGTTCAGGGCAGGTCAATAGGGCCTGCCGTCCTTGTGCCTGAAAACGCGCCCCTCCGGCCCGTTTGTCAGCGTCAGGTCGATATCGGGGTAATCCACCGTGTCGCCCGCCGTACGGTCGCCGACTTCCAGATACACGGCCCGCCGGTCCGTGCGGTTCACAAGCTGGTGTCCGTCGGCCACGCCCGCCGGGAACCCTGCCGCCATGCCGGGCGTCAGCACCTGTTCGCCCGCATTGCTAACCAGCACGATCTCGCCTTCCAGCACATAAATCAGTTCATCCTGCTTTGCGTGCCAGTGCCGGTGCGCCGAGGCGACGCCCGGCGGCAGGATGACGTGATTGACGCCGAAATTGGTCAACCCGGCCGCATCGCCCAGCGCGCGCTTTTCCCGCCCCGCGCATACCGCATTGAGATCGCCCGGGTAGCCGGCGCCGTGGCGCACGGCAAGGGTCGCCGGGTCAAGAGCCGGTTTTTCCGGTTTTCCGCTCATGGTTTATCTCCCGCATGCTTGCCGCCGCAGATGTCATCATGCCTTCAAACCAGCACAAGCGTCCACACCACAACGACGTTGAGCAGGCTGACCAGCACTGCCGCCGACCCCGCATCCTTGGCGATTTTGGACAGCGGCACGATTTCCCTGCCGACCCGGTCGACCACGGCTTCAATAGCGCTGTTCAGCAATTCGACGATCAGGACCAGCAGCAGCGACCCCACCAGCACCGCCCGCTCCAGCCCCGTATCGCCCAACCAGAGACCTATCGGCATCATGATCGCGGCAAGCATGGCTTCCTGGCGAAATGCCGCCTCATTCGCCCATGTCGCCCGTAACCCCGCGAGAGAATAGCCGGTCGCGTTTATGAGCCGCTGCATCGCGCGCGCCTCACTTCGTTTCCTCGAACAATTCGCGGCCGATCAGCATGCGGCGAATTTCACTGGTGCCCGCGCCGATTTCATACAGCTTCGCATCGCGCAGCAGGCGGCCCGTGGGGAACTCGTTCATGTAGCCGACGCCGCCGAGGCACTGGATCGCCTCAAGCGCCATCCAGGTCGCCTTCTCCGCGGCATAGAGGATCGCCCCGGCCGCGTCCTTGCGTGTCGTGTCGCCCCGGTCGCAGGCCTGCGCCACGGCGTAGACGTAGGCCCGCGTCGCATTCATCGTGGTGTACATATCCGCGAGCTTGCCCTGCATCAACTGGAACTCGCCGATCGCCTGGCCGAACTGCCGGCGTTCGTGG
This window harbors:
- a CDS encoding SDR family oxidoreductase codes for the protein MPTVLITGAGRGIGKGFAGHYAAEGWRVIATARNPEGLPEEAMPLDVTSDGSVQALVDSLTGEPIDLLINNAGITGPRGSGVSNLDYEAWAEVLEVDAIAPIRVAAALADNVAKSDRKLMVFISSRMGSIGQTHSSDSIFYRSAKACLNQAVNVMSHDLKSRGIACVLFHPGWVRTDMGGAGAAIDVKTSIRGMTSVIARLGARDNGRFINYDGFDIPW
- a CDS encoding MAPEG family protein encodes the protein MMNEAMLSTDLMMLTWSAALCAVIWVPYILARLAAWGVLDAVGYPESPPQVPAWSARMHKAHLNLVENLVPFAALVLVAHVAGVANETTALGAQIFFGARVVHAVAYIFAVPFVRTVAFAAGIVGMAMIFMVIVGLI
- a CDS encoding cupin domain-containing protein, with the protein product MSGKPEKPALDPATLAVRHGAGYPGDLNAVCAGREKRALGDAAGLTNFGVNHVILPPGVASAHRHWHAKQDELIYVLEGEIVLVSNAGEQVLTPGMAAGFPAGVADGHQLVNRTDRRAVYLEVGDRTAGDTVDYPDIDLTLTNGPEGRVFRHKDGRPY
- a CDS encoding diacylglycerol kinase — encoded protein: MQRLINATGYSLAGLRATWANEAAFRQEAMLAAIMMPIGLWLGDTGLERAVLVGSLLLVLIVELLNSAIEAVVDRVGREIVPLSKIAKDAGSAAVLVSLLNVVVVWTLVLV